The Labrus mixtus chromosome 14, fLabMix1.1, whole genome shotgun sequence nucleotide sequence AGGGTAATGATTGGCCGAGCCTCTGTTTACTCAACAGCTCGGCAACGATATTGTGTGAAACTTTCGCTGAGGGCTCAACAAAAGAGGCATACAGTAAGAGTAGAAAAAAGAACTGTATTTCATATATaagtttttgttgctttttattttttcatacagTGTGGATTTGAAGACAAACAGCTCCTACTCCTCAAACTAGAATGTctgctgtctgtgctgctgctgcaggaattTCCGAACCAGACATTTTTGGGAGGCATATCTCTGAAGGGactattttgaaatatttatagCAGCTCTTGTGCAAGGATGGTGGTTGTGATAAGGAGCCTATGGATGACCCAGTCCGTGGGAGAGCTGGTGCCGAGACAGTTGACCTCCCCACCAGCTACACCGTCTGCTTAAAACTCCTCCCCAGAGAGGCGCAGCTGCTGCGGGCTGGGGATGTGATGGGGTGACTGTTGACACCCCCCTCACCCACCCCCTCTCTCACTTTATTAGCAGtgtgaaatagaaacaatggaTCAGAATTTCTCAACAGTTCGAGATGGCAAGCACCTTCTGGCGCAGAGAGATAGAGACTCATCTAAACGCGTGTTGACAGGAtgcttcctctccctcctcatctTTACCACACTGCTAGGCAACACACTTGTATGTGTTGCCGTTACCAAATTCCGACACCTGAGGTCCAAGGTCACCAACCTTTTTGTCATCTCACTGGCCATCTCTGACCTTCTGGTGGCTGTCTTGGTAATGCCATGGAAGGCAGCGATGGAGATCATGGGGTTCTGGCCGTTTGGCGCATTCTGCAATGTGTGGGTGGCGTTTGACATCATGTGCTCCACTGCCTCCATCTTAAACTTGTGTGTCATTAGTGTTGACCGTTACTGGGCCATCTCGAGCCCATTCCGTTATGAACGCAAGATGACCCCAAAAGTGGCGTGTCTGATGATGAGCGTGGCCTGGACTCTGTCCATCCTCATCTCCTTCATTCCTGTCCAGCTTGACTGGCACAAAGCTCAGACCACCACCTTCGCAGACTTAAATGGAACTCTTCCTGAAGATCTGCCTCCTGACAACTGCGACTTCAGCCTTAACAGGACCTATgccatctcctcctcccttaTCAGCTTCTACATTCCCGTGGCTATTATGCTTGTCATCTACACCCGCATCTACCGCATCGCCCAGAAAcagatcaggagaatatctgCACTGGAGCGGGCGGCTGAGAGTGCCAAAAACCGTCACAGCAGCATGGGGAATAGTTCCAACATGGAGAGCGAGAGCTCGTTCAAAATGTCGTTTAAGCGAGAAACCAAAGTCTTAAAGACACTCTCAGTCATCatgggagtgtttgtgtgctgctggTTGCCCTTCTTTGTCCTCAACTGCATAATCCCTTTCTGTGAGGTGCCAGAAGATTCCACTGAGTTCCCCTGCATAAGCTCCACCatatttgatgtgtttgtgtggttcgGCTGGGCAAACTCCTCGCTCAACCCCATCATTTATGCCTTCAATGCCGACTTCCGCAAGGCCTTCTCCATCCTCCTGGGCTGCCACAGGCTCTGCCCAGGGAGCAATGCCATTGAGATTGTCAGTATTAACAACAACATGGGTGCCCCTACCTCAAACCCCAACAGTCAGTATCAGCCCAGGAGTCACATCCCTAAGGAGGGAAACCATTCAGCCAGCTATGTGATCCCCCACAGCATCCTGTcccaggaggaggagttacagaagaaGGATGGATGCGGAGGGGAGATCGAGGTGGGGATGGCAAACAATGTGCTGGAGAAAGTCTCCCCAGCCATCTCTGGGAATTTAGACAGCGACACAGAGGTCACACTGGAAAAGATCAATCCCATCACACAGAATGGACAGCATAAAGCCGTGACATGTTAAGGAAAGGCAAAGTTGGATCTGAGGCATGTATGTGCGCACAAAGGGAAGAAAAGCTTACACAGGACAGCTaagggaaacagagagacatCAAAGAACATGcctgacagaaaaacagtgaGTGGGGATATACAGGACCTTTAGACTGTCAACAAAAACCTACAGAATGTTTCAAAGTAAAGGCACTTTATCCTGGATATAACTATCTGCAAAATACATTCAGCATTTATTGATGAAATTGACCCATTTGATGATAAATGTtgataatacaaaaacaaaagcagaacacTAGTTATGTGCATATGTATACATTTTTCATATGTACAAAGATGTATACATCCGCATGTGTGTATTGTACAGTACTGACACAATCCTGGGGGGACTTTAACACAGTATGTGAAGGAAGATGTAGTTACTATTAGCAAAATGTCTTGTAAGTAGGTGCTTTATATGTGTTTTAATGGATGAGGGAGCAGTGTGGGTAAAATGGTTTTGGTACAGTTTGATCAGTTTATTGCAGTTATTTCTCTATAATACATTTGAATgaagtcaatttcaaaatcaaaacacctGTATTGCTGTGGTAATTTGAGTTGCTTCAGACACCAAAGTACCAATATTCTGATTCAAAGTTAACAGGCAGGGGGCAGGTTAAGTCAATCAATCTTGTTAGCCAAGTTGTCATATATTTGTAGAAGTTGATTCTTTTACAAACCCCAACTCCATTTTTATCTTCCAAATTCCAAGACCCCACAAGCTCAAAGGTCCAACCAATTTCTTGAGAgtgtgaaagagaaagataaGGACAGAAAAAGTCACTTCTATGGTCTACTTCCCCCAGTATCCTGTTCTCAACCGGCCTCAGTCATGCCCATCTGGGGAATGATCAGGCTAGCTCACCTGAAGTTTCCACCatttcctctcctcactcccagTTTTCATTAGCTTTGTCTCCCTTCTCCCCCTCTGCTTTTCAGCAAAGCCTCTCTTGGGCCGTGCTATCTGCTCTTCTTTTCCTTCAGACAGCAAGTCCCTTCCTCCCCCGCTGCCCCTATTTCTAGTCTGTTGTCCACCTCCTCGCTCAACTCTCCTCCCCACCATTCCCTCAGTCAGCAAGGTCATTTACACCTGTACTATACCTTcccttttatctttatttttcagtctgCCTCTTCTTCATATTTTCCCCTTTGGCATCCCTCCATTTCAAGTCCTTACTCAGATCACTTAAAGCGGCACTAATGATTCTATTTTTGGCAGATGCTGCCAGTCTGTACTTGAAAAAGGAATTTAAATCTGTGAACTTACACTCCCACTATTGGACAGAGGAGGCACAGCTACAGCAGAGTTCACTCAGCCATAATGCAAGTGACACTTAGTGACCTTTTTGAAAAGTCGCAGATATCTGATTTAGTAAATTGCTCATGCTGGGAGCCATGCCGTGCTGTAGTAAGCAATGTGAAGCATGCAGTGTGACAACCACTGTGTTTGCAGGGCTGGAGCCCAAGAGAAAACCAACATAGTGAGAGTAACATTCAAGATATCGAACACTTAGTTTTAtgcttgtgttttgttcttttttaagaaaaaaaaaggcacagcaAATCAtacaaaacaaccacaacaacataAGAATAACTTAGTCAGTTTTTGGTTTTGAGGGTTATTCTGCCCTGATTCAGTGAGTGGATTGCTACtgacttatatatatatatatatatatatatgtgtaggcatttttttaaatggttggGTTTGTGCTTGGTTCCACTTTCATAAAATAAGATAGTTTTACATCCAAGGCAGAGTTGTTGTGAGACTGTACCCTGAGGATAATATTGGCCAGTGTTTCCTTATGGGTCAATTACCAAATATGAGCTTATGATTAATTTTTCCAcctaaatgataaaaaatgtaatgtcaaACAGATCTGTGGATTGCTGTGCTGCTTTAGTAAACTGAATCCATTTGAActgtacttctttttttttagagtttgaGTGTATGGGTGGCACACATTATCACCACATCCAGACATAATTAGCTGTCTGGTCAAATCCTGTAGATATCTGCCATGTTTGGTGTTGCTGAGGAAAATTGCTATGCAGCATGCTTCCTGACAACACTTCCactgtgtgctgtgtgtctaTGTAGGCGTTAAAACTGTTGCACATCAGGGAAAG carries:
- the drd1b gene encoding dopamine receptor D1b, which produces MDQNFSTVRDGKHLLAQRDRDSSKRVLTGCFLSLLIFTTLLGNTLVCVAVTKFRHLRSKVTNLFVISLAISDLLVAVLVMPWKAAMEIMGFWPFGAFCNVWVAFDIMCSTASILNLCVISVDRYWAISSPFRYERKMTPKVACLMMSVAWTLSILISFIPVQLDWHKAQTTTFADLNGTLPEDLPPDNCDFSLNRTYAISSSLISFYIPVAIMLVIYTRIYRIAQKQIRRISALERAAESAKNRHSSMGNSSNMESESSFKMSFKRETKVLKTLSVIMGVFVCCWLPFFVLNCIIPFCEVPEDSTEFPCISSTIFDVFVWFGWANSSLNPIIYAFNADFRKAFSILLGCHRLCPGSNAIEIVSINNNMGAPTSNPNSQYQPRSHIPKEGNHSASYVIPHSILSQEEELQKKDGCGGEIEVGMANNVLEKVSPAISGNLDSDTEVTLEKINPITQNGQHKAVTC